The Coffea arabica cultivar ET-39 chromosome 4e, Coffea Arabica ET-39 HiFi, whole genome shotgun sequence genome includes a window with the following:
- the LOC113740626 gene encoding uncharacterized protein, with translation MVSTSFRHFVLAIMVLLLATKACDANSDEGFKKVEAEAGNGIMPPGGKEMHNAKEIYNAGPRVAADTSGKFGGRKMMLEIKGLSNEVKKEETKKTSEEASKISGASSVGNSKHTWKGKLSMQSKLSSRSVNHHLKVNMGGFMALNADYHMAKTHPPRNN, from the exons atggTGTCAACAAGTTTCAGGCATTTTGTGCTTGCAATCATGGTCCTTCTGCTAGCCACGAAGGCTTGTGATGCAAATAGTGATGAAG GTTTCAAGAAAGTTGAAGCTGAGGCTGGAAATGGAATTATGCCGCCAGGAGGAAAAGAAATGCACAATGCAAAG GAAATTTACAACGCTGGTCCCAGAGTTGCTGCAGATACTAGTGGTAAATTTGGAGGAAGAAAAATGATGCTTGAGATAAAGGGATTGAGTAATGAAGTGAAGAAAGAGGAAACCAAGAAGACCAGTGAAGAAGCTTCAAAGATTTCAGGTGCAAGTTCCGTTGGAAATAGTAAGCATACATGGAAGGGGAAGTTGAGCATGCAAAGTAAATTGAGTAGTAGAAGTGTCAATCATCATTTGAAGGTTAACATGGGTGGTTTTATGGCTCTCAATGCCGATTATCATATGGCAAAAACGCATCCACCTAGGAATAACTGA
- the LOC113740561 gene encoding flavonol 3-O-glucosyltransferase UGT89B1: MSISPNQSPHVLLFPYPTAGHIIPLLDLANLLLTKGLTITILVTLPNLALLDPLLSTHPSTSIQPLVLSLPELVNSSGVNLATQLRATTQLRDPVLEWFQSQQSPPVAIISDFFLGWTHHLAAQLGVPRVVFWPSGAHHALILHHLWHNLSEKISSMNEDSMISFPNLPNSPAYPLWQVAQIITESKPGEPNWEFFRDNFLSNARSWGIIINSFRELEDTYINLVKTEIRHDEVWAMGPLVLSSSSTATAGDTSALSNRGGSSAVPLDEVMTWLDDKADDSVVYVCFGSRAVLTSQQTDALAAALECSGVHFIWCAREAPQNKGQVSSVDQNSALLPMEYEDRVAGKGLIIRGWAPQVAILKHRAVGAFLTHCGWNSVLEGVATGVVLLTWPMGADQFANAGLLVDELGLAIPACLGGPKVVPDSTKLAQVFVESVSLGGQPKRAKVVEMRDAASRAVQNGGSSSKDLDALVEHLRDLRQEKS, from the coding sequence ATGTCCATCTCACCGAACCAAAGCCCCCATGTTCTCCTCTTTCCATATCCTACCGCAGGCCATATTATCCCCCTTCTTGATTTGGCCAACTTGCTCCTCACCAAGGGCTTAACCATCACCATTTTAGTCACACTACCTAATCTTGCCCTGCTTGATCCCCTCCTCTCTACTCATCCTTCCACTTCTATACAGCCCTTGGTTCTCTCTTTGCCAGAACTCGTTAATTCCTCAGGCGTCAACCTCGCTACTCAACTTCGGGCGACTACCCAACTCCGCGACCCCGTCCTTGAGTGGTTCCAGTCCCAGCAATCACCCCCAGTTGCTATCATATCTGATTTCTTCCTAGGTTGGACCCATCACCTTGCAGCTCAGCTCGGCGTGCCCCGCGTCGTATTTTGGCCATCGGGTGCCCATCATGCTTTAATCTTGCACCATCTGTGGCATAACCTGTCGGAAAAAATCAGCTCCATGAATGAAGATTCTATGATTTCCTTCCCCAATCTTCCAAATTCACCGGCGTATCCTCTCTGGCAAGTCGCCCAAATTATCACTGAATCGAAACCAGGAGAGCCCAACTGGGAATTCTTCAGGGATAATTTCTTGTCCAATGCAAGAAGTTGGGGCATAATTATCAATTCCTTCAGGGAACTGGAAGATACTTACATAAATCTGGTGAAAACGGAAATTCGTCACGATGAGGTTTGGGCGATGGGGCCGTTAGTcttatcttcttcttctactgCTACTGCGGGTGACACGTCAGCATTGTCGAACCGTGGTGGGTCCAGTGCGGTCCCACTCGACGAGGTGATGACCTGGCTTGATGACAAGGCGGATGACTCAGTTGTCTACGTGTGCTTCGGGAGTCGTGCTGTATTGACGAGTCAGCAAACGGATGCCCTGGCGGCTGCACTCGAGTGCAGTGGAGTCCATTTCATATGGTGCGCGAGGGAAGCACCCCAGAATAAAGGCCAAGTGTCGAGTGTTGATCAGAACAGTGCATTATTGCCTATGGAGTATGAAGATCGTGTGGCTGGGAAGGGGTTGATAATCAGAGGCTGGGCTCCACAGGTGGCAATCCTCAAACACAGAGCAGTAGGTGCTTTCTTGACGCACTGTGGGTGGAATTCAGTGTTGGAAGGTGTAGCTACTGGGGTGGTCTTGCTTACGTGGCCAATGGGTGCTGACCAATTTGCAAATGCTGGACTATTGGTTGATGAGCTTGGTTTAGCAATTCCAGCATGTTTGGGTGGACCGAAGGTGGTTCCGGACTCGACCAAATTGGCTCAGGTTTTTGTGGAATCGGTGAGTTTGGGTGGTCAGCCTAAGAGGGCTAAAGTTGTAGAGATGCGGGATGCTGCCTCCAGAGCAGTCCAAAATGGAGGAAGCTCGAGTAAAGATTTGGATGCTTTAGTTGAGCATTTGAGGGACCTTAGGCAGGAAAAATCATGA